GAAGGAGGTAAAGATCGAGTGTGTGAAcattttgatgatattgattgagTAGGGGCAGAGGAGGTTGTTGGGTTTTAGCTTACGTACATATATTTTTGTTTAGGGGATTCTGAGTGAAAGgttacaaatacaatgtataaatTTGTTTCCATATTGGATTATCAAAGAAGAAATTAATACCCAAATAAGAAGAAGAGAATCCACCAGTAGATCCTGAAATGAATCAAACCAACAAAAAAGTTAGCAGCAGAAGGGTTGATTCACTCATTCAGTATTGGAGAAACCTCCTGAATAATCAACGGCAATTGCTTATAATGCTACCACCAATTCTTATTAAGTAAGGACTCGAGGCTTAGCTATCAAACTATGGGTTATAGGGGTGGGATGGGGCAGGGAATCTACAGAATAGGACAGACAAACTACTGGTCAGTATTCCGGAGGATATTGTAAGCAGCAAATCTATATGTACAGGCACGTGAAAGGACCGTACATTTTTCAGTTTTTAACGAAATTAACCATTTCGCTGCCAACTGTTCGAAAAAGGTCTTGTGTCACTGTGTGCCAACTGCACTCATCGCGACTGAATTTCATTGCTAGCTTGGTGTTTACCACTGATTCAAATAGATACATTTAGTGTGGTGCTAGAGCATGTTGGGCTCTAGATAGATGTGTGGTTGTGGTACCTCATTTTCTCGATCTTTGAGGGGAAATTGAGTTAGAAGACATGGAAAATCCAATTCTTTGATAAAATCAGGTTTTGCGCTTTTGATcatcaatttgatattttgtttttttcttaatCAACATTGGGACCACATAACTGCATGGCAATCCATCCTCACCTCAATTAATCGATGATGAATTAAACAAAAATTAAAGACTTCAAAATACAACAAATGCATCAAAGATTGTGCATCAAAAGGCAACATTGGACGTAACGATAGAACAAAATATATCGACAATGAATTACCTTCCGAGTGGAGGCCTAAACACGTACATGAATAAATGCAAGGATATTTATCATTAGTTGGGACTGAAATCTACGGAGTACAAGTGAGATTCAAGCTACAGTGACAGTACCAGGCCTCCCAATGTGGAAAATAATTGCCAAAAGGTGGGAGTAGTAGTCAGCGGTCCAATACAATTGAACCTTTTgtagatgaaattgacatgtgGGAATGAGGGTTGGAAATCTATTATGTATTGGACTGTTTACTACTGCCGCCTTCTGGTATAAAGTTCCTCACGACATCATTTGGGACACATCCAGCTTTCTCTTCATGCCAGAAAGGTGTGTATTCGAGGTAACTTAAAGAGGCCTGGCTACTTCAACAGTCTGCATATAAATACAGCAATAATCGTATTGCCTTTAACCGCAGCCATAGGAGGAAGGGATGGGGGTATTTAGCGCTAGAACTGGAGCATGACAAAACATACCTTCCCCATCCATGACTAAAAAGACAAGTCAATTACGGTTACTCGGGTATCATCCATGGGATCTATCAACACAATGGACTAATTACTTCAAGTGATACACTTACTACAGGATCATCATAAGGCAGTAACAATGGTATGACTTCTATGCTACCACAGGTCATTGACACAAAAGCCAAGGTGAtaaaacaatcaaatattgGTACCGGTGACACTCAAATGATCTACATTTGTAGAACAATAACTAAGGAATACTTAAACAGGGAACAAATCAGGTAGCCAATATCATAGAGGGTGTCTGCAACTTTGATATTCTATCCACCAAAATCTCCTTACAGTCAATAGAGAGGATGGTTTTTCAACCATGATATGATTCTTTTTGCATCGAAGCAAAAATATGCGTTTACCTGAAGAGATTGTCTTTCCTTTCTAACCGTGGCGGTGTTGCTGCAATTTTCGGGTGTCCCTTCTCATCAGTCTGGAGCATCTTCCTCAGAACATAATCGGACGCCTTGTTGTCCGGCTCGACCATGTAGAAGACGATATCGTGGATGTTCGGACATCGGCGGTGCATCCAGGACACGGCGCTCTCAACGATCCTCAGCGTCTTTCGCCTTATGTCTACATGGTGGTAAGCAATGCTGAAAGCCTTGGCAATGCCCTGTGGAAAAAGATACCATATTTCAATACACTGAAAGCTAACCTTTCTGGAGTCTGTTTTGATTTTCAAAGGCCAGCAACTTGCGAGATTTGGACGCTAATAACAAGTGGTcagaattgattgattgattgattgattaatgatCGATCGATTAactgactgattgattgatcatAGTTTACCTGGAAGAACTGAATCTCATGCGTAATGAAGATAGCCTTGGTGTGTGGGTCATTCAATGTGTCGATACTCATCACTCCGAATACCCGCTTCTGACGATCTTTCAAGGGTATGACAATAAGTGATCCTTCGCGCTCCTCCTCTGGTCGGTTGGGGTTCCAGAACATGATGTTTCCATGGTTGTTGACGCGAGGCACATGGATGGGTTTTCCACTCTCGATGGCagcaaaactgaaaatgagaaaGCTAGCTGTAAGTACTCCCTGCACACAATACAAAAAAAAGGTACTTCTTGTTCCAACAATTTCTCAAGTTGAACTCTACAGCTCCTCAAACAATTTTATTTACTGCAGTTTTATTAATCGGATCATAAAATTGAAGTATTTTCGAGATAGACAGCCCGATGCCAACAAGTGACTGCATACATCCTCAATCTTCCCAAGAAGAAACACAACATCAAAACTAATTTTACCTGATTCCCCTCATATCCTTGAACATGACAGTACCAATCATGAATGGGGCATCCTCAGGTGTGGCCGCCACATATTTCAACATCAATCGGCCTCTATCAGGTGCGACATCATTTTGCTCGATCATGGCAATATTCACGCTGATCTTCTTTCCATCGCCATGTGTTTCGGAATCCTACGAGTTTAAGACAGAATAGTGTCAGCCGCTAAATTTTTGCAGGTGTTTGATTTTCATAGTAAAAAACATCATGGCACATGTATTCAACTTGAAAGTCTGCACAATCATGTATGATTAACAGAAGACGATTAAGGAACATTATCGCAAAGGAGCTATGTTTAAATGGCAAAGGCAATGGTGATGTGCAAGGCATTGACActaatgtacatacatacataggGTGATATATTTGATGGTATATATTGTTTTCCCCACCTTGTAGAAAGCTTGGAAGACTTGACGATAGACCGCTTCCATATTTGCACCACTTGTTTCGGCCGAACCAACGATCTGCTGGAGCCATTTCTTTCGTGCTTCACCACGAATCCTTTCTGCATAGGTACGCTGTACAGAGAAGAGATCAAAACTTATACTTGCATCATCACACTTACATAAATCTATACCATAGGTAACATTCAAATGAAGATTGACAACATGAATCCAATGGGAGGTCTACGAGTGCAAGGTATTTGTCACTgcaatttttttccttttcaaaaACCTACAAATGACGTAACGCAATACTTACATCTATGCTGAGTGAGAGATATTCGCACAAAAATTCAAAGCTTTCATCACCGGGCACATTTTCTGCGATGGCGTATAGGAATAGACGAAACTCCTTCTTTGAGAATTTGTTGTCAGTATGATTGTAGTGTGTTTCCATCTTCTTCTTGGCTGAAGTTCGAAAGTGCGTTTGAGATTATTTTTCATATACCTGGTTCTCAATTGATTTAGGTTTACATTCCCTTTGCACGTGAGCAAAAACCTGTTGTTTTTGATTTGAGAGACAAGTGCGTAAGAAGTGGTGAATTTTTGTCTGTGAGTTGATTGAGGGTCAGCTTTGTTGATGAGCAGTGGAGACTGTGGGTACATCTATTCCAAACATTTATGATTTCAATACCATCGAGGACCCACTTCTCGTGATCTTTTTGTGGTATCCATTTTATgtgatttttaaagaaaaagtaCGAGTGAGAAAATGCTCCATAACGGAAGGGTTTCAGACACGTTTATCTTGCAAATTGTTCAGCACACGAAACTTGCAACTCGAAATCGAGACCGACCTTTACGGAGAGCAGCTGTTTCCATGCCTCCCTTGTACTTTTCGATGACCGGCTCAATTTCTTCATCGTCAAGGAAACCAGAGCCGTCGTTGTCCCACTTCTCAAACAGAGCGTCAGCCGTCAGCTTTCTCTTGGCCGAGAGAGCCTCTTTTCGTGCCTGAAACAAGAAATAGCTTTTTTATCAAAGCGTCCCGATTTAAATAGCTGTGACCTACGATCGTGATCACACGCAACAAGAATTGcttgtttttaatggtcacaAAGAACAGGTGATCACAGCGACTTGGGATAAACATCGAACCCAGCGATAACCTGTTTTACCAGCAGAACACATACCTTCGTCATTCTCTTCATTCTCTCCTCATCTGTCTCTGCATATCTATCCCTAATGAACCCAGTCAGCCTCTCAAATGACTGCGAGGTGGGATAGTCTCCTAAGAAGGTCTCAGTCAGTTGCACGAACTGCGAGACATTCAGGCTGTTCTCATCAAATGCAGAGGCTTGCGACTGACTCCTTGACAAGGACAAGGTAGAATGTTGTGctgaaacaaaaataacaaacttTTAGGAAcctttgaaattgacatggtctTAAAGACTTCCCAAACCAGTACAACGAAAATATTCGTCGTGCTGGTAAGAGGAAACGTGAACCAGTTCCCTAACTGTCCAAATCATTCACTGAAGACTAACAATTTGACCCCTTAGCTCCCGACTATAATCCCCTTTTAAAAAGGACCTGTTGAAAAGTCTCAAACTTACTCTTTTCCCGCTCATAGACAGTGCCAGTAGCAAAGGAGACGCTGCCTCGACCAGTCTGCGTGGTCTTTGGTGGAACACCTTCACCCTCTATGTCATCTTGGTTTTCAGCCTTTTTGATTTCTGAAAGTAGAGAAAAGTTATCAGTTTCTGATATGTACAAGCATTTTTTAAATGTATTTATCACAGGTTTACTATAAACATTCATCAGAAGTGTTTCAAGATGTAATCTACCGTAATAATTTTTGGCTACATATGAATACTATCATAAACAGTTGTAGGTTTGCAAAGCAAAACTAAGTGCCAGACAGATAGTTATAACACAAGCTGTTATACCTTCATCAAGCTTAGCAATCTCTCCTACTTCATCAACGTCCTTCTCCTCCTTCTCCTCTGCTGCTTTCTCTTTCTCCGAAAGATCAACGGCTGCCACTTCCTTCACCTCCGCATCCACTGCATCAGCTGGCTTTTGTTCATCGGATTTCTCCGCATCAGCTGCCCCCGGCTCCTGCTCAGCATCAGTAATCCCATCAACCACGGCCTCAGATTCCTCAGGCTTTGCTTCAGCCTCCTCGCCCTGGACCTCTGCTTCATCTGGCTTAGCCTCTGCCTCTTCTTGGGCAGCAATAGTACCCTCCTTCTCTTCCTCTGCTTTGCTAGAAGATTCCTCCTCCTGAGTCTCCTCGGTTTTAACATCTTTAGGCTCGTCTGATTTTTCTTCATCCAAGACTTCCTGGCTTTCTGCAACGTCAGTTTTCTGAGCAGTATCTTCTGATTGCTTTTCTGTTATTTTGACAGGATGgtataaaaaaacatttcagacaGGCGTTTCAAATTTCACTGCTCTGTGGTCGAACTCCGATGGCAATAAAACGGCATCATTTTCTATTCTGTAACTTCATGATCATAGGCAAAGAGCAACAACAAAAGCCTCACACCACTTTATAACTGCAAGCTAACAGGCAGTTTCTGTAATGCCTACGAAGAAAAGCCATCACCCTTAAGCCTTTGCATGAAGCAGTAAACCAAACCAGAAAATGGCCGAGGCAATGAATCTGAGTCACTCTGGCAAGTTACTCCCAACTACAGCTAAAGCCAACACTGCCACATCGAAGAAGCAATTTCTGCCTCGCTGATCATGCATGCTTTGTTAATGCTTCATAACAGCAATTCAGCTTTCACAGATATCTTTACTGATCCTGTGATAATCAATAATTAAACAATGTTAAAACTGAAAAAACGCAGCAATATTATTTTTGGAAACAGTGAAGAAATACTGTACCTGGTTCTTCAGTATCTGGTTCTTCGCCTTTCTCCGATTTCACCGATTTTGCCGATCCCGCTGATTTGACCGACGATGCTGAACCCTTCCGCTCAGTTAGTGCCTGTTCCTCTGCTTCTTGCAGCCTCTTCAGCTCCTCGATATCAATGTCTtgttcatcctcatcatcactgTATGCACTGTCTTCTTCATCTAACTCAACAACAGGCCCTGCAAATGAGAGtcctcaatcatgtcaatagaTTACACCTATCTGAGAACGCCAACAGATGTTAGGAACAGACAACAGCACAGCGGTCATCTGTTCATTAAGTGCGCcccacaaacaagtgattttaccCCACAGCCAGTGATTTTAACCGCTCTGACCCGCGATTATAATCCTAACTTGTATGTATGACAAAAAGGTTGTTCGACTGCATGTAAATCGGTAATCACTGTGTTTGATATCAACCGCAGGTTGCCTTACGACATTCTAATCAACTACCCCCGGTACCTCCTTTTTAAAACATGAGCCTGTTAAGCTCTAACCACTATCCCACTACGTCCATTAACTGACTCAGTACTTACATCGTCTTGGGTTGCGTAGCGAGAACTTCATAATATCGCTAGCCTTGTCGTAAAACTGTTCAAATAAGCTGAGAATACGATGTCGATCAAGGAGGCcaatctgaaatgaaagatgctgaatttcaaaactacGTCATGACAGACATTAACTCTTTGTTCTCTTTGTTCCACGAGCGCTGACTTAGAACTGATGGAAACACCTGGTTATCTATTTAGAAATTGTCCGAAAAAACCCCTGGTCAACCTTTTGTAAGAAACACAGAacttcacaacaaatatttggCCATCAAACATTAAGACAGAATATGTTTTCTTACGAAAAATAATATTGAACAATTTCCTCATGAAGTTTTGTAAGTACTTTTATCGCTTGTTGTCAATCTCATCGCATTTGGCAAAGAAGACTTACCCCACTGTGGTCGCAAGACATGAACAAGTTGGTCAATACAGCCTTCCTTGAGTCTCTCTCATTGGACGCTCTGTAAGCAAGGGCACAGCGCGACAAGTGAACAATGAATTGGTCAAACACATCACTGGGCATCTCCTCGATGAACTTGTTCAGGTACTGACAGAACTCTTTGAGTGACAGCATCCTGCCTGTTTCGTCGGTAGGTTCGAGCGTGTGACTGAACTGTGCCGCTTCTTTTAGTTCATCGGGATATTGTTCTGCAACCTCTGCAAATGACCTCAGTGCACTCTGGAGCTGCAAGGGAAAGATGAAAGTGTGTAAATGTTTGCAGACTTTATAGTGGAGTTGACAGACCCTGCTGAACCCTTCTTctctattgcgtggtagccaacAGTGAGTGATAACCACTGGTCTATGAGTACACGACTCCTCATCCAACAAAGAATAAAGACAGAAGTGAGTACTGGCTGACCACTTGCCTTGAATTTTATGATAAAGTCAAGCGATGAAAAATTTAGTTCCATAGATGTGGTATCATGTGGTAGATGATGTAAGGTGAGGAATTATCGGGAGGGTGCATAATATACCTACCAATGCCACCTCTACCATGCCCTCATAACCGACATTCCATTCCAAGAATTGATTCCTCAGATTTTCATCCCGTCTCTCTTTTTCAACTACCTTCATACGTTGAGCTTGTTCGCGTTCTTCTCTCTTCCTCTTGGCGTCTGCCTTTAATTTGGCGAGCCTTGAATGATAAACAAAACAAGAAGTAAAAGGTTTAGTCAAGATATACCtactcattcatgtcattggTCCATTGGCATTCTAACCAAGCGACTAGTCAGTGTTTCAAACATTTTACCTGTTATGTTCATCCGATCGAGACAAAAACAGACAAAAACACCTTCAGAACCTGTCCCAAAGTAGCTAAGCCCGCTCCAGAGCCATGAACTCACCTGTTGTCTTCATAATCAAACAATTCAGCCTTCAGCTCCTCCGCCACTTCTCTCATCCCCCTCATGTACGGAGACGCCTCCATGAAATTACTATACCGAGGATTATTCCGCATCAGGTACTTGGCAAGGAAGTTTAAAGGATTGAAATTAGCATCCGGCTCCTCTTTGTTAGCAAGGCCTCGGCTCTCTACCTCCTGTAAGAGTTTCTCTGTACCGAGCACAACAAGAGGCATCACCTTGTCCACAAGGAATGCCCTGGTCTCAACAGTAGCTTTACTGTGGTTCAGCCAGTCTCTTGCAAGAAGCTCCATCGGTATTTTCTTAGCCATATGCTTGGCTTTTGATTTTAAATTCTTTGTGTACTCTTTTTTGTTGTTTCTCAAGTCCACAACTTTTGCCATGACTTTCTGCTCATGGAATTTTTTCCATCTTTTGACAGCATTTCGTACAAGAGGTTTCAAATAGTCTGGAACCGGACTGTATATTTCTGTATTTGATTCTGGAACTCCTAGACCTAGGCTAGCACCAGTCTTGCTTGTCCCAGGACGACTTGACGCTGGGGTCTTTTGTGGTGACATAGTGATTCGTTTGCCTGATCCAGGGGGCGTTGGGGTCGCCAGTGACCCCACTGGGACAGGAGACATTATGCCCACCTCAGACATCTTGGCACCACTCCTGGATTCTATCACCTTAAAAAACGAACAAGAGAGattcaaaatgataaaaagtGACAGCATAAACAAGAAGATATACTTTTCTCTTCCATTCTGTCCACACCTGCATTATTTCAAGAATGTCGAACGCAATGGACCTCACCTCAGTCCTCATCATATCATTGAGCCCAAACCAAGCTGTTTatactgcagtagaacctctctattaataaAGGACACCCCTTGGATctggcaagtgctgtctttaactAGAGAAAGGTGTCCCTGATGAGAGAGTCCAAACAACGGAAtagaaacaaccactttggaccaaaactaatgttCTTGATTGTGATAGAGGGTGTTAGTAGAGAGATGTCTACTATTTACTAATGGGCATTAAAGTAATGACGTAAATGGGGATATAACGCAGAAGTGGCAATACATTACTGCACAACATTATCTACAAATATCGGGACCTAGGCCTATCTTTCTTTTGGCCGAGTGACTGAACATACAAAACATTACAATCAATATCTGTTACCATTGTTACATGCATAGCCATAGACAGTACAATACATTGTCTCGCAGACTTCACATTCACTAATCACTCCATGACTGAGCGGAGTAGAACTAAGTACTCCTTGTGACTGCACCGCACTTTTTCAACTGTCTATGAATTGCAGTGGAATCACAGTCAGTCACTCAGTCAGAGTGTCCAGTGACTGCAttgactgtcagtgtcagtgaaatgaaaacataaaaaaactAACGCAAAAACCAATGAGAATTTTGAACAGATTTGATTCGTTTCGTGGAAGAAACCCACATATACCAGCATCAAATGATGGTCAAATATATGCTGTCTACATAAGCAGTATTCAGTTTTCGTAGATGCTCACTTTTCTTTGGCTGTCCTTGCGTGATAAACAACGAATATCTGCTACTACATCGCCAACAAATCGAAGACTGGTTGTTGATTGTTGCTAGGTGCTCACACTTACTGAGCATGCGCAAACGGAAACCATTTAATTGATATCTTCCGGTTACGTCTAAAATGCGTCGTGATATGATTTAATGCCGATGCCACACTGATGTTTCCCGCCAATTTTCAATCGGCCAATATTTACATACATGTTGTAGGGAATTTTTGTCCttcaataaaatgtttcttggtGCTACTGTAAACCCCCCTAGGAGACGTTATGTCTTTCTAGTTTTCTTGTCTCTGGTCTTTGGTTTTtgacacctggcttcttcttgcgttcaaacgcggcgacacgcgtcaaaaatcaaacatgttaagcccgcagcacactagccgccaacttcggcgttcacaggcgggttttttgccgcaactaaacgccaattggcgtcaagtcgcgttcgccgacgccgttcgtagtagactagggatttttcaggcgttcaggactcttgcggcaaaaaacgcctgtgaacgtcgaagttggcggctggtgtgctgcgggctgaatatgtttgatttttgacgcgtgtcgtcgcgtttgaacgcaaggaGAAGcaaggtgtgctacggatggccgcctgacttggcgtcggcggcgaggctatggtcAATCttcttgcgtcttgatgtcacatgatttcacgctgcatggcccaggaagtggcggaaaagacgctactggacgccaattctgggcaggtgtgctctgaccgggatccactggccgccaactttggcgtcgagaggcgtcagccaaacgcttcttgtcgccaaagttggcggctagtgtgctgcaggctttaggATAATGCAGCGATGGGAGCCTGGCATAAACGAACGATGGAGAGACAATGCAAACTATTTAATTTAATAATATAATTGATAGTTACAAAGTAGATATTGTGAAGAACAATGTGGAGTAGTACGATATCATATAGCCGATGGCTGTATGTATGCAAAAATGAGTTCAGATGCAGAATATCATGGCAAATGTGTCAGCGACTGACTCGTTCCAAAAAGTTAGAAGAAACCACCCGCCTCGGTTGACTGTCTGACTAGTGCCCTTCTTTGATCCGCTATGGCCAGGTGGTTGGCCTTAACTTTGGGAACCAGTCTACTGACACCATGCAGGTAATGAGGAAAATCGGAGTCCAATGGTATGGAATTGTCTTTGATATCATGTTTATTGAAATCGCCGaaatcaatgtcaatgtgcTCCTGGCAATGTTGGCTGTGCGCACATGTTCTTATACTTGAGCCAGTCTTCCTCGTTTATGTAAAGCCTAGAGTCCATTGGCACTGCTGCACCCCCACTGGTCCATTCTTTAGTCCATTTGTGTTCCTTGGCCGAGTAGAACCCTGAACCTGGACCAACCCACCTCCGGAACCAAGGATCTGTTGCTGGAGGTAGTTTGCCAACTGGAAGGAGTGTAGGCCGTCGCTCAGGGTGACACGATGCAGAACTTCTGGCGCTGTCATCTGCAAGGAAAAAATATACATGAGGTGACACGTGATTAGACTTGCTCGGGACACTTTAGAATGTACCAGTAGCTGACGCAAATGGCATAAGGCGCGTCACAACCATCTGAAATcattgacgggggggggggagggggaaggGTAAGAACTCTCTTTGACTTACGTATAGAAGAGAGAGTAGCTGTTGTACTTGGTCTTCCAGTGGTTTCTTCTAACTTGACGAACCGTCTCTCTGGCATCAAGTAAAATCCTGGTCCTCTCCAGAGGTGTGACATTCCGTCTCGTGACGTGTACGTCTCCATGGGCGAAGGCCTGTTTTTGGGCCCTGCCATGAAATGGGTTGTCCCTGAAAAACAGCGAGAAGGCTAAGGTTTATTTGTAAATTGACAAGAGGAGAATAAATTTCTCGTCGACAGAATCGTGGTGAAGCTCAGGTCGTCCTGACATGCCTATAAGGAAATCGGGGGTAAGGCATCCTTTAACTCCACCCGTGTGCCCCAGACGACAGAAACCAATGACCACTGGCTAATCAAAGGTCACTGTGATCACTTGAGGACCACCTACGACATATTCTGGGTGAGAATTATAGAGATTTTTACAGAGATCTTTTTCTCCAACGGTTGACATTCCTTTTCCAACTGAGTGATGCCTTGGACCCAGCTagagataggcctacataagaGTCGAGTCACAGATCCATGCCAATCTTAAGGCGACAAAACGCGATAGATCCGTGGAAAACACTCCAAGCTAATTGATAACATATTGTACATACCATAGTCGTCCTCCATTTTGCCTTTATTCTATCACACTCGACACTGGGGTCGTTAATGTCAACAACAGCTGACAGGACCATACATTATTCAGGAATGAAACCGTGTAATTTAAAAAGCTCAATAGGCCAAACGAATCCGGATTAATGGATGGTCCCCTTGCAAACAACATGGCGTCCTGGTTGCCAAGCATCTGACAGGTGACATTTTGAGATATACCGACTTGTATTTATTCTATAGCCCAAGGAAGGAATACATAAAGGTAAGCGAACAAACATCATTCTTGAGGGGTTAATTAGAATCCGACAGTCAGTAGCATGGGAACTCCTCTTCAAGTCTTTTGATTCCTTTCTCGGCGAATTAAGGCAAAGTTGGTTGAATTCTCGGCATATACGAAAATCGATCTTTTAAGCACGCCAATACTGTGCATTTATACTACTAGTATACTATGGTATATCGATTTAGTTCAAATGtatgaaaatatgcaatgtgTGTGCATGAATAACATTCTTAAATGAGTTGTGACAAAAACCTTCTTAACCAAAGAGGACAAGGTTGTGACGCATTGCCTAAGGCGGCCTACGTGTACAAGAAGAACATGCTATGAATATACATATATAGGCAGTTGCAAAGATGATTATCAAATATACCGGAATCAACTTGGGctcaaagacaatgtcacaaccaagcccAGGAGTATTTCTTCATGTCCGAAAGAAACATGCCATGAATGCAGTGCACTGATTTCCATTCATCCAAACTTGGTCTTATaaggacacagtcacaaccagaagccCAGGAGTAAATTACTTTACTGAATATTGCGTAATTCGAGGTTACATTCTTTCTCGTCTTGCAGTAATCTAACGAATATGGCGGCACGTGACTGCTACAGCAGCTACAGTCTGGACAAGAGGTTCAGTGGTCCGAAGATTATCACCCCCACCCACAACTACCTATCGGGGGACTGGAAATCCCCCTGCTACGAGAGGTCGTCCTTCTACACCCCCTCCGAGAGACGCTGGATCAAGTACCAAGACTATAGGCACATCCCGCGTGAGGCGAGGAGAGATGCTATTGACTTCCAAAGTGAGGACAAGTGGGTAGAGTTCCAGAGACACAGGGACGCCCCCCGGGGTGACAAGCTAAATCCTGGAGGTAAGTAACGATGGCAACCCTGGGCGTGAACCGTGCAAAGAGTTGGAGCTAACCGTTTGagtcaaatatatatatatttgactCAAACAAATAAACTATTGCAAGTTTAATTTTCTAACCGATTTTTATCAAAGATTTTAATTCTGATGAGGTCCTTTCATCTTACCCTTCCAGGCATAGGCCACTCAAACATA
This is a stretch of genomic DNA from Lineus longissimus chromosome 2, tnLinLong1.2, whole genome shotgun sequence. It encodes these proteins:
- the LOC135503481 gene encoding EF-hand calcium-binding domain-containing protein 5-like isoform X2; this encodes MSEVGIMSPVPVGSLATPTPPGSGKRITMSPQKTPASSRPGTSKTGASLGLGVPESNTEIYSPVPDYLKPLVRNAVKRWKKFHEQKVMAKVVDLRNNKKEYTKNLKSKAKHMAKKIPMELLARDWLNHSKATVETRAFLVDKVMPLVVLGTEKLLQEVESRGLANKEEPDANFNPLNFLAKYLMRNNPRYSNFMEASPYMRGMREVAEELKAELFDYEDNRLAKLKADAKRKREEREQAQRMKVVEKERRDENLRNQFLEWNVGYEGMVEVALLQSALRSFAEVAEQYPDELKEAAQFSHTLEPTDETGRMLSLKEFCQYLNKFIEEMPSDVFDQFIVHLSRCALAYRASNERDSRKAVLTNLFMSCDHSGIGLLDRHRILSLFEQFYDKASDIMKFSLRNPRRWPVVELDEEDSAYSDDEDEQDIDIEELKRLQEAEEQALTERKGSASSVKSAGSAKSVKSEKGEEPDTEEPEKQSEDTAQKTDVAESQEVLDEEKSDEPKDVKTEETQEEESSSKAEEEKEGTIAAQEEAEAKPDEAEVQGEEAEAKPEESEAVVDGITDAEQEPGAADAEKSDEQKPADAVDAEVKEVAAVDLSEKEKAAEEKEEKDVDEVGEIAKLDEEIKKAENQDDIEGEGVPPKTTQTGRGSVSFATGTVYEREKTQHSTLSLSRSQSQASAFDENSLNVSQFVQLTETFLGDYPTSQSFERLTGFIRDRYAETDEERMKRMTKARKEALSAKRKLTADALFEKWDNDGSGFLDDEEIEPVIEKYKGGMETAALRKAKKKMETHYNHTDNKFSKKEFRLFLYAIAENVPGDESFEFLCEYLSLSIDRTYAERIRGEARKKWLQQIVGSAETSGANMEAVYRQVFQAFYKDSETHGDGKKISVNIAMIEQNDVAPDRGRLMLKYVAATPEDAPFMIGTVMFKDMRGISFAAIESGKPIHVPRVNNHGNIMFWNPNRPEEEREGSLIVIPLKDRQKRVFGVMSIDTLNDPHTKAIFITHEIQFFQGIAKAFSIAYHHVDIRRKTLRIVESAVSWMHRRCPNIHDIVFYMVEPDNKASDYVLRKMLQTDEKGHPKIAATPPRLERKDNLFRPPLGRDYLFKCVDNSESVTADAYGERHLAIPLRDNNGVAVAVVDISIGALKKLPKIENKEMMKMFKLLQMAYAEVCKESEDSGALDSKNVEVMFDHLMLMDLRENVSKLDGRAYAELRSYKEPPKIIHDIIQAVLSIFYPEKAQEGVFGEWGGCKQFVDTSLSNAIMKYDPTITETLIPAEVIAEHLNDVPHGAVAKHGSIPAQYLYNWVFVCLSLIEHTGKMRKNKVLPPVQSSTPPPPTDAEAKPEEDTAEKQQQEQTEVAEPAETIADSATAGDEQEIE